A region of Caminibacter pacificus DNA encodes the following proteins:
- a CDS encoding AAA family ATPase: MIWIVTHNNSLYKDLTHLSKKFYEKTGKKIAGKKPIYMPEKKDVIANVLNDVVFIAPYYPEKIGFDNYGFFSVVDFDDFITDENIEYLGEEQVLKERLGLRIYKPKVAFKNMAGAKKLINDAQMFRKMEQMGQTIGGIFLFGVPGTGKSFFAECFAGETGRKVVDLDLSYISYTDNPSKTLLKVFEILLESGDKFVLLLDEIEKVFDTNNYRSMQVLGRLLTLLNDIVKENIQELVFIATANNITKIRDNNPEFLRKGRFRKLYFLNFPSMQSAKEMFSLYFSMNIRKFEKYMSILQVSFIKNIKIENLIRKIDVLLQEYKVINDNDKFIYTPAEINVFTEELFINYLINKITDLDDLISISAKEITPIQFSARDSIQKMLSQNNIYSDSAFDIKAFTEIS; encoded by the coding sequence TTGATATGGATAGTGACTCATAATAATTCTTTATATAAAGATTTAACACATCTATCAAAGAAGTTCTATGAAAAAACCGGAAAAAAGATAGCGGGTAAAAAACCGATATATATGCCCGAAAAAAAAGACGTTATTGCTAATGTTTTAAACGATGTTGTTTTTATTGCTCCTTATTATCCCGAAAAAATAGGATTTGACAATTACGGCTTTTTCTCGGTTGTTGATTTTGATGATTTTATTACGGATGAAAATATTGAATATCTTGGAGAAGAGCAGGTTTTAAAAGAAAGGTTGGGTTTAAGAATTTACAAACCTAAAGTTGCTTTTAAGAATATGGCAGGGGCTAAAAAACTTATTAACGATGCTCAAATGTTTAGAAAAATGGAGCAAATGGGACAGACAATAGGCGGCATCTTTTTATTTGGTGTTCCGGGAACAGGGAAGAGTTTTTTTGCCGAATGTTTTGCAGGTGAAACGGGAAGAAAGGTTGTAGATTTAGACTTGTCATATATTTCTTATACGGATAACCCTTCAAAAACCCTGCTTAAAGTTTTTGAAATTCTTTTGGAATCGGGGGATAAGTTTGTATTACTACTCGACGAAATTGAGAAAGTATTTGATACAAATAATTATCGCTCAATGCAAGTTCTTGGAAGACTCTTAACGCTTTTGAACGATATTGTTAAAGAGAATATTCAAGAGCTTGTATTTATAGCTACTGCTAACAATATTACAAAAATAAGGGACAATAATCCCGAATTTTTAAGAAAAGGGAGATTTAGAAAATTATATTTCTTAAACTTTCCGTCTATGCAAAGTGCAAAAGAGATGTTTTCTTTATATTTTTCTATGAATATAAGAAAATTTGAAAAGTATATGAGTATTTTACAGGTAAGCTTTATTAAGAACATAAAAATCGAAAATCTTATAAGAAAAATTGATGTTTTATTGCAGGAATATAAAGTTATAAACGATAACGATAAGTTTATATACACACCTGCTGAAATTAACGTTTTTACTGAGGAGTTATTTATTAATTATCTTATAAACAAAATAACAGACTTAGACGATTTAATTTCAATAAGCGCTAAGGAAATAACCCCTATACAATTTAGCGCAAGAGATTCTATTCAAAAAATGCTTTCTCAAAATAATATTTATTCGGATTCAGCTTTTGATATTAAAGCCTTTACTGAAATATCTTAA
- a CDS encoding DHH family phosphoesterase — MKDKLREILNFLKSKKGENLTYKKSSLIEGAKKILNAANTDKKIVVVGDYDVDGIFSSFIAWHFLYALYHKMGNSSNVELIFSNRDSGFGITYEEYQKLSNEYDLIITTDMGSDLPFLSQDIENLVVIDHHPTKNNYDYIINPNIQRSNISTSGGRVVYDIIEKLLLPNAKKIFNLPEFSPPLNAYAQLAAVTLISDMANLTQNNREFIINALNDMKERVIVPMFSLLEEFNSLEISYKIVSPINAYSRMEKNLDDIKQFINPASFKEFKEAHKKLQDNNKEKIKLVNYYYLDIIGNNNNKNKIENEYFLFYFNPEMPTGLNGLIANKINSSFHKVSIIASQRNDEIVGSARGFNVKNLFYLFGIPTLEFGGHNDACGFKLKKDFLNDFIKKIEELANTYHFEKQKFKAIIDKPLSMKEVLELNKLYAQESQGVDFQEKITYPFSAELEIVGKFKNDYLLVKVGDKEHNDNTLMSLAEYEYLKNKKILLGTLRTDGKIHIITGVNNEIELKNSISLFETEKIKIEKENSNLLNM, encoded by the coding sequence ATGAAAGATAAATTAAGAGAGATATTAAATTTTTTAAAATCTAAAAAAGGAGAAAATTTAACATATAAAAAATCTTCTCTTATAGAAGGAGCTAAAAAGATATTAAATGCGGCTAATACAGATAAAAAAATTGTAGTAGTTGGCGATTATGACGTGGACGGAATTTTCTCATCTTTTATTGCTTGGCATTTCTTATATGCTCTTTATCATAAAATGGGTAATTCTTCTAATGTGGAGTTGATTTTTTCAAATAGAGATTCGGGATTTGGTATTACGTATGAAGAGTATCAAAAATTATCTAATGAGTACGACCTTATTATCACTACCGATATGGGAAGTGACTTGCCGTTTTTATCTCAAGATATTGAAAATCTTGTAGTAATAGACCACCACCCTACAAAAAATAATTATGATTATATTATTAATCCAAATATCCAAAGAAGTAATATTTCCACTTCAGGGGGTAGGGTAGTATATGACATTATTGAAAAGTTATTACTTCCTAATGCCAAAAAGATATTTAATCTGCCTGAATTTTCACCGCCGCTTAACGCCTATGCGCAACTTGCTGCGGTGACTCTGATTTCGGATATGGCAAACTTAACACAAAATAATAGAGAATTTATTATTAATGCTCTAAACGATATGAAAGAAAGAGTTATAGTACCTATGTTTTCCTTACTCGAGGAGTTTAACTCACTTGAAATAAGCTATAAGATTGTAAGTCCTATAAATGCATATTCAAGAATGGAAAAAAATTTAGACGATATTAAACAATTTATTAACCCTGCTTCTTTTAAAGAGTTTAAAGAAGCACATAAAAAACTTCAAGACAATAATAAAGAGAAAATTAAACTTGTAAATTATTACTATCTTGATATTATCGGCAATAACAACAATAAGAACAAAATCGAAAATGAATATTTCTTGTTTTACTTTAACCCTGAAATGCCTACGGGACTTAACGGACTTATTGCAAATAAAATTAACTCATCTTTCCATAAGGTTTCAATTATTGCAAGTCAAAGAAATGATGAAATTGTAGGCTCGGCAAGAGGTTTTAATGTTAAGAATCTCTTTTATCTTTTTGGTATTCCTACGCTTGAATTTGGAGGACATAACGACGCTTGCGGTTTTAAATTAAAAAAAGACTTTTTAAACGATTTTATAAAAAAAATTGAGGAGCTTGCAAATACTTACCATTTTGAAAAACAAAAGTTTAAAGCAATTATTGATAAACCGCTTAGTATGAAAGAAGTTTTGGAATTGAATAAATTATACGCTCAAGAGTCTCAAGGGGTTGATTTTCAAGAGAAAATAACTTATCCGTTTAGTGCGGAGCTTGAAATTGTAGGCAAATTTAAAAATGATTATTTGCTTGTAAAAGTGGGGGATAAGGAGCACAACGACAATACTTTAATGTCTCTTGCCGAATATGAATACTTAAAAAATAAAAAAATTCTCTTAGGGACTCTTCGAACTGACGGAAAAATTCATATAATAACAGGAGTTAATAACGAAATTGAGCTTAAAAATAGTATTTCTCTCTTTGAAACTGAGAAAATAAAAATTGAAAAAGAGAATTCAAATTTATTAAATATGTAG